In the genome of Plectropomus leopardus isolate mb chromosome 19, YSFRI_Pleo_2.0, whole genome shotgun sequence, the window tgttgtgagcagtttaatgcaGCAACTATTTTCTTCTATTGTCTTACCACAGAACTACATCCATCAACTGTATTACAGTACAGACAGCTCATGTAgtaccactgagctagctaggACACCCgtaatgtttacatctcttgCTGTCACGAGCGCAAGCCTCTCGTCCGTGAGTAGATTCgcacttccttctgcatggtgacACAGATGGTaatttgatagaaaaaaaagttctaataCATAAAAACTGACCACAACAATGTCTGTGGGTTATCttgagtcatgatttctggaaaaggACATCgatgttgagtttttaatatgtattttttggcgctttgaataccacaagccgagtgccatcttgttccattatgttagagagaaggcagacatctctatggacaatatctccaacacttggaaactcacaacaaaacaatctagattgataaacagtgCTGCAGGTTAGAGgaaacacatgtattttttgttttaggatgaactgttcctttaaataccATGAATCGTATTAACATCACTGCTATGTAAAAGATAAATGCACAGGCTGTGTCAATACAATGAAAAGTATACTCATGTCTTATTAGATGTTGATAAAGCTCCATATAATACAGGttaaatgttcatattttcagTGAATTCACAGGGAATAAATCTATGCAGGTGCATGTACACAACAAATTGGCCGAGGCTGATATCCCAGTCATAAGCGGAAGACAGATGATCAACAAGAAACAAGAACCTCTGTGCAGGACTGAATCCAAATATGTCTTGTTTCGATGCTTGCTGCCTTTACTCAGCTGTCAGTACATTTAAATCCGCAATTCCACACCCGACACCAAATGAAACTATCAGAAATTCTAACCGCAATTATTCCAACAAGAGCTGACTCGGTTACACTCCAGCTAGCAAATGATCCCACCTCTTTCTCATTCTCTTTCTCCCACTTTCTGGATGTTGCTGACAACCCTTGCCGAAGTAGTTTTAATCAGGCTTGGGGTCTTATTGCAGACACTTAGTGCCCTCTCCCtccacaaaaatcacatttaacaaACTTAAAACGGCCTGATGTTAAtgagaaaatgataataaaactgGATCTTGTGCTCCAAGGGCCTTCTTGTTTAGACAGGCAGACCAATTTTCACTCTGCTCACACGTACAATTTAGATAAAACTCACGAGGATGGGGAATAAATTGGGAGGGTGGGGACTTTAGAGGGTATTTGCCATATGGCCTTGcttctttattttcctcttggATATGAAGCTGCtgttgatttagaaaaaaaggttatttgaGCTCAGCTGTGAAGGTAATGAGAGAGGCTCTTTTCAAGGGGGCACAAGTCGGTGTGGGGCCTTTTATGCAGTAATGGCAGAAACCCCAGACCACCTCTAAAGACGATCCTTTATTCTCCGGATGTAATCACATTTGCAAAGCGGTGCAATTGTCACattctctcttgtttttttccccttaaaatgGAAAACACCGCACATTACCCACACTGCATTCAAGGGGTTATCCCAAAGTGAGAGCCAGTCGCCATGGTAACAGCAGCAGGTGGAAATGCAGCCAGGCAGGGAGTGAGGGCGGCAATAGAGTATCAGTCAGGGCTAAGAGGCAGACCAGTCAAGTCACTGTGTCTCCTGAGGAAGCAGAGAAGTGGCTCCGGGGTGGTGCTGGATTCACTTTACTGTGCCAACGTCAATTATTGACAGTGTCAACATTGCCACACAgtcagaggagtgtgtgtgtgtgtgtgtgtgtgtgtaaaagagaaAGCGAGAAAGAGGGGGGGGCATGTCTTGTGAGGAATGTGACAGGGGATCATTTGTTTTGCCTTTATACATAGATGGAGAGGTGGAGAGAAGTCACACCAGTCCGAGTGTTTTGGGTGTGAAGACGTGGCAGACATCTGATCAAGGCTCTCCTAATTTTAAACAGGTAACTGATAACCCAACTGCTGtgattgtttttcacatttttttacagcTCAGGAGATGGTGGATGTTAGTGGATCTGTGTGTGATAGGGAGTGCATAATAAGTCTGTCAGCATACTGAGAGGACATTAAAGTTCCAGTGGATTCAGGGGGATATACTGGCAAAAACGAAACATAATCTgatatgtatgttttctttagcgTGTAATCACCTGAGAATAATAAATTGTTGTGCTTTCAGTACCTTCGAATGAGCCGTTTACATCTATATAGGATGAtattgcaccaccatgtttctacagtagcccagaacagacaaaccaaacacttgctTCCTACATATTCTGAACCCATATCTTTTCGACAAGAGTCTCATTTACAtgaagaaataacaataaataatcaCTTGTGTTCACAAGCCATCACTTTTAAAATTGAGGGAAATGACACATATTTATGATAGAGCATCCCATAGGATCAGTGATTAATTACAGCTTTTCAGATTGTTGAATTtaggattaaaaaacaaaaaacaccatctgCAGAGCTTGGAAGAGAGgctaaaaaaatcagagaaaaaatatatcaggTCAAAGCTTCAGTAGGTCATCAGAATGCAGAGCagtcactgaaataaaaaagagaaatgacttAGATCAACACAAAGGCAACTGGCTGATGGCACACTTCTTTGCTTTATGGATCATTATCAGCACAGATGTCAGTGTCTGTATGCtgcctgtctgctgctgctgctgcaattACCCAGGACTTTGCAAAATTAGATATTTGTACAGATGGCAAACAATGTCTAATTGTCACCTTATACTGGATGTAAGTGCGCTAAATTGTCTGCAGCTTTATTTAGTACTGACTAACTGTCATAATTTTAAGTTATCTAATGAGTGGATTTGTGTACGTTTGACTTTGATCATATGAGAATTACATCAGGGGTATACAGTAGGTGTCTTTTTACTTCAAAGTTTGTTCTCTTTggttaatatattttattatgtatttttatgcaaaagcaCAGCTGGTTAAATTTTCTCAAACATAAATTTGTAAATTACATTCTTAGTTTAGAAATGAGCTTCATGCAATGTTAACAAATTAGGAATCAGGGCAGTATGTCACATCATAAGCCTGCTGGTGATTAGACATATCGCCACGCTCCATAAAGCACCATTAAAATATTCTGCAGCGGCACCCACAGAATTTTTTTATAGTGGTGGGCAGCTGGGGCTACTGAAAATCTTATGGTGGCATCAAGCAGCAACCAGCAAAAATCAAGCAAATGtctaaagtgccaaaaactgcagttcctcaaatgaccacttgaggctggctcatGTTAAAGGCacgttaaaatgccaaactttacagcagaaataaagatgtttacagccaagtgcaaaaaaatggatgtatttttatatcagtCATCCGTAGCCATAATTAAGGACATTCAGAGGTGTATATACTTGTGGACGGCGTctgaaagcaacaaaagaaaagcgatgtaattccaggtttcaaagggttacaaaaATGCATGCTGATATACtatggtttcttttttaatagGTAATGTTTCTAATCATCTAAtgtaacattttgagttccacaataaccctgttttaatgttttatgtatatattttagtgtaattcattgtttttcaaatagGCTAGTTGTCATTCGTTCTTTATACATACAATAATATCTTTAATTTGAACGAGTACATTGATtgtaaagaacaaaacatttactagAAACAAGCCTACTCAAGTTTAAGTGATTAGCGATTGTATCAGGGAACTTGTGGACTCCTGGCCACCCCTTAGTGGCGCCACTGATTCTAGCCCAAGAACCAGAATCTTTGCTTTTTGCTTCTCGGTTTCTATTGAGGATAGAGTCTCATTGTGATTCTGTGAGGGATAAGTCACGCTGTGTGTTGgctctgcctgctgctgcttccaTTGCTACTGGGGCATTCACTGTGTCAAGCATAGGGAGAGTCATCTGACTAAAGAACAAACAGCAAAGCCCTTAAGAAAGACGAGACAGCTGACCCGCTGTTGAAACGTTATATTAGAGAGATGTCATATTGTCAATATGTCACGCCGTATTCAATGAGGTTATGCTGCATTTTCTGTAGTTGCTGCTTGAACACAGGAGCTCAAATTGGCAAGTACAAAACATACAGcatatgttttattgtgttcatTAATGACAAAAGATTTAGCAGGAGACATTAGCAACAACAGAAGGGTGGGCTGGGTTTCCATGCATAATTAAGGATATTTATCACATAGAATCTCTTTTATCCACATGCTGTAGGTGCCAGAAAAACGCAGCTTTCCTGCTAACGAAGGGGACAGACCTGTAGGCTGGCAAGCTCTGAGGCGAGGCTGGAATACCAACAGGGTGTCGGCTTTCCCTGGAGGCAGCCGGTCCAATGAGCTCCCCACAGGGACCAGCTCAGACCCCAACAGGAAGTCGTCTCTGATGAAAGCAACCAACACAGACCCCCTCAAGCATACTCCTCTGCAGCGAACAACTTTTGCTGATCCCTGCAAACCAAACACTCTGCTTCAAGGGACAAATAACACAGATACGTACAAGTCACCTTTGCGGAGAACTGGCGGTGTTCAGCCAATGAGAGCAACAGCCCCGCTGTGTGAAACAAACAGCATCTCACAGCCTTCACATATACAGACAAACTCTGCTGTAACTACACTCATCCCTCACAACAAAGCCGGCTTCTCCTCCATCACCATTTCATCAAGGAAAGTAAGCAGATCGGCCAGTTTGCCCGGATCCGGCAGCCACTCTTCCCGCTCCAGTGAATCCCCTTCTCCGCCATTAGCACACCAATCCATGGATGCAAACTCCCAGCAGGTCACAGTGCAGAGGAAGGCCACTATAGTCAAAGTGACAGAGCAAAGGACGATGTCTAGCCCTGTCCAAAGCACAGAAACAGCAGGGACCCCACCAGCTAGCCATGGTTTGGATACAGTGGTGCACAGACGAAAGGCTACCATCATCAAAGTGACAGAGCACAGAGAGAGCTACAGTCCAGCCAAGGCAGGATCTGGGACGAGGCACCCAGATTACAGACACAGCTACTCAGAGGGACTGTACAAGGAAAACAGCATGTGGAGTCAGGGAAATCACCACAACGCAGCACCTTCATATCACAGTCTGGATTCCACAAACTCCGCACCAAACACTTCAGATGTCGCAAAAAACAGTGGAACACTACACAGATCCACGCTGAGTCTTTTTGTGAGCAACCCCCCTGCTATAGCAGCACCCGCTCCCTCAGGGGTTTCTCCAAAGGCTGTTGGACCGAGATCGGACAGGCCACACAGACCACTGAGCTGCTATGGCAATATGTTTGGACACACTGAGCCCAGCAAGGAGAATTTGACACAACCAGCTGCCAGGAAATGGAGCTTTGGGCTTCCACAAGAGACCAAAATCAACCCTGTGAACTTCGACAGTAGTTTCATCAGCACTCAAACAGCAGTGAAAGAAGCAGGTCAGCTAGTGGCAGACACCCTTAAGCCAAACGGAGCCCAGAAAGAGAGATCGCCGCCAGAGAATGCGGTGAGGAGCGTGTCCCCCTGTCTAACGCTCATCAAGGCCCCGGGTAGGTTTCTCTGTCCCACTCTGACAGTCTTCTTGTCAGCACACAGGCTCCCTTTGTCTCTGATCTACATTTTCAAAGGATGGCGATGTCTAAATATACACCTCCTCTGTGCCATTCGCGTGTTCTAGCTTCAAGTTATTACACTCTGTAGCATTCTGGGGCCGAACTCTCAGGTTTGATATTGTCTTTCACCTTTGATGTCTTATTGATAGGCCTTATTAGATTGCGTTGAGATTATTCCTTTATCTGCTGCCTTGAGCGCCATTGACAGTCATGCCAGATATCTGTGGCGATGTCAAACTGCTTCGCCTAGACACAGAGGCCCACTGGCACCTACAGACGCTTTCTCATTTTCACCTTCTTTCATTTTCCCACGCATCCCTTTGCATGTATAATCTATTCTGGTCCCTGTTTTCACTGACAGCACAGGGGAGGAAGAGAAATCACAAGCTGCTAAACATGGTGAAAATAAAGTATCAGGATGTGTTCGAATCAATTTTAGCATCCAGATCCTGCAGTGTAGCTATCAGATTTGGGTGTTTTCTTTGTAGTAATCATGTTGTGTGGACAAAAATCTCTTTACATAGTCATATTGGGGGACTCATCAGCCATTTGGGGGCCAAAATCCAGTCTCAAAAAGCTACTTTTTTACTTCAGGTTTGAGGCTTTTGTTCTGGTTAAGGTTTAACTAAGGAAAGCAATGTTAAAGGAATAATATATGTCCCttacctaagccaaaattaaaaacacaactccCTCCGCAGtgcttactttttaaaaaaaaaaaaatgcctgaccTGTTTTGCAGTATACCTCCCCCCCTCACaagtaacaaacagtccctgtCCATAAACACCTGGGGAGGACAATGCAGCGAGTACAAGCACATGCAGATCATCTAATCCAGTAAAAGTCTACTAAGGTGTTTACACGATGGAATTACTCAGCTTTCAGTCGACATATCTGGATGTGTTAGTCCAATTTCAAGAAATTCGATTTAGTGCGATTTCAGttagactaacatgtttacatgaattttaaaagttacgttttagtcagactgacacaataattgaattatttctaacatcatgtaaatgtaccgTGTGTTATGGTGAATTTGTAAAGaatcaaacaacagaaaatttCTGAAGAATCGAGCAAAAGGAGggccacatttaacaaaagcaaaactctATCACAGCGTCAGTTTATAAACTTCTACGCAACCTGTGCAGTATAATCTCGCTGAAACATCactattttaaacaaatgttcatGCAACTAGCATGCCTGGGTAGTTAAACTCTGCTCATGCGTTCCATCAAATGCATGAGCGTAGAAATGCTACTCGTCTGTGTGTGAGACGGAGACGGTGTTTATGCGGatgacacaccaaaccaacatcaaataACTAAGAGGCAAGCAGTGCATTGCAGACACACTTGTGTCAGCTTGTTCGTTCTGTGCCAGCgtaagaggaaataactctccatgcCAGCAAATGGCGTTAGTCTGTAATCTCCATTCAAAAAGGAAACTGGAAGACTGTCATGATGCAAGTTAGCCAGTTAGcccattaacaacacaatccggtgttgaaagaacaaaacatttttaccgTGTGCCAGTAAATAACAACACAAATCATCAGGAAATGCTTCTTCTAAAGAGTTCAATGGCTAATCTTATTTAAGTTAAAGGGCCTTTACTCCAAATCAGTAagaattttctctatttttggattcttcattcactgacTCCACAGTGATGAAGAATCCAAAGGTAATAAGTTGGttttaatattgaaaaaacactCCTCCCAGCACCTCCACAGTTCAGTTTTATGTCATGATAATGTAGTTTGcacaaaaatccaaatgaaTGTGACTATTTGTGGTTTCACACAGGGTTATGTGctggactatttcttggccGGGTACAATCAAACATGTTAACTGATGAGCCTGGATTTGGACAGAGCCAATTTAGCTGTTtgcctctgcttcctctctgtaTGTTTTGCTGAGCTAATCTTCTTTTGGCTTTGGCTTCATATTTAATGTAGAAATATAAGAGCGGGATCAATCTTCTTATCTTGGCAAACTTAGtgaatatttcccaaaatgtcaacgCTTATTGCTTTCAAGTTAAGGTAAACCTCTATGGAATGGCTGcagagatgttttaaaatgtttggctGCAAGTGCAAGTCTTAGTAAATTGCACATTAAGATGCAAGTTCTCTCTATGCTTTagttaaataatgaaatataagaTGTTGGGCCATGCAAGGCCTGACTGGtgctttctcattttatttttattgctccAGAATATCTTTGCTTTAACTTTTAAGACAGTTCTTTAGGCAGTCAAGTCACAAGTCTTTTTCTGTGACTTCACTCTCACTGAAGTCAACTTTTTAAATCCACAGTTCTTCAGTTGGTACAATATCCTCAcaattgaaatgtattttgatgATGCAAAACTATGGCCAAAATGGTCAGCTCAAGCTATTGTTTGGGAACTCTGAATATTCAGGTGAATTAGTTACACTAGGAAGGAGTTTTCTGctgagcgtgtgtgtttttccagtcACGATGTCTTTTCTCTGtatgaaattattaattattcctTAATCACATTCATTAAGAGTGTCATCAATTAATTACAGAGGCCTGAGgcaacataatttaaattcAACGTTTGATACAGTCAACCTCCAGATGAGGCAGGACATTATGAAATGGTGTTAATATCTTCCTGTGGTGCACAGCAGCCAAAATGGCAGCTCAACAACAGCCGGTGTCACTGTTTTACTTACTCTTCACTTACATCAAAGTCCTCTCGCCTTTCAGATCCCCACTCAAATCAGTCTCAAGAGGAAGTGCTTGCCCTCAATGCGGCTGCCATCATAGCAAATATCAAACTCCAAAGACAACTCAGtaagaagaaaacaaatggCAATTCTAAGGAGGACTCCACAACATCACCTCGGGAAAATACAGGTAttattactctctctctcttccccttacATGTATTCGTAATTTTTCACCCTAATAAAGCACTGATCTTTGTTGCTGTTAACTGAAAATTTGTGTTACAGAGCTACATATATAATTGCATC includes:
- the c19h10orf90 gene encoding (E2-independent) E3 ubiquitin-conjugating enzyme FATS, which encodes MTLRRPAAHLRRAPSWRRSGDESYWESLIPEGEILPRVSRPHHAPRPQSAIEGRQLDGWLEHLQRIESELLRAPVHDQVPAFSDRTTSMPALDKEPTGRAWREPGIRSFSRGSSSCGSPSLCDSSLGSQESLQTGFLPHPERRGGWERAHMMQTPKKEQAQLSNLAPVKIGWLPIQRRVMMVGDACNQNQFLDHSAGQVKLKQAITPTFQKNRGTANRHQDGEVERSHTSPSVLGVKTWQTSDQGSPNFKQVPEKRSFPANEGDRPVGWQALRRGWNTNRVSAFPGGSRSNELPTGTSSDPNRKSSLMKATNTDPLKHTPLQRTTFADPCKPNTLLQGTNNTDTYKSPLRRTGGVQPMRATAPLCETNSISQPSHIQTNSAVTTLIPHNKAGFSSITISSRKVSRSASLPGSGSHSSRSSESPSPPLAHQSMDANSQQVTVQRKATIVKVTEQRTMSSPVQSTETAGTPPASHGLDTVVHRRKATIIKVTEHRESYSPAKAGSGTRHPDYRHSYSEGLYKENSMWSQGNHHNAAPSYHSLDSTNSAPNTSDVAKNSGTLHRSTLSLFVSNPPAIAAPAPSGVSPKAVGPRSDRPHRPLSCYGNMFGHTEPSKENLTQPAARKWSFGLPQETKINPVNFDSSFISTQTAVKEAGQLVADTLKPNGAQKERSPPENAVRSVSPCLTLIKAPDPHSNQSQEEVLALNAAAIIANIKLQRQLSKKKTNGNSKEDSTTSPRENTVTDGGKCMKPQPDQRTMQRRNQPHAAFAALSPDPERSPQAISLQDALQRSRPDFITRSQDRLRELERRAQERRELACSVDPRSDAALRQRRAHKARCASLNDNLFKPRDRAITGKEMLPKSKR